From a region of the Hypanus sabinus isolate sHypSab1 chromosome 2, sHypSab1.hap1, whole genome shotgun sequence genome:
- the LOC132404074 gene encoding G-protein coupled receptor 4-like, producing the protein MADNLTQAGSSSNCTIDLREGQYLILGLYAASFFISLPGNCLSIYVACLHVKRENEIGIYLLNLSSVDILYTLTIPFWFYDCLGQHNGILLYNVIMVVTYSSMYLSPAFLCCIAVDRYLAIVYPLRFYELRTIRTAVVVSAVCWAIQLTCHVLLLHRLSLFSKFSSSVFKEVLPMNSALFTENIVRIVFGFFFPLSIFVFSSQRVYRMVANSTSVENKEKRKLARLLLLLLLVYVISFGPYHVTLLARSLAEPGNCPFAQSAYPFYKVFFALTGLNCAADPILYCWLNDTARCDILQLSVAARNRLRRLCSWLKCQKGYPRNRRDFPSERARPLEQYSASFST; encoded by the coding sequence ATGGCAGACAACCTGACACAAGCGGGTTCCAGTTCTAATTGCACCATAGACCTCAGAGAGGGACAGTACCTGATCCTTGGCCTCTACGCTGCCTCGTTCTTCATCAGCCTGCCCGGgaactgtctgtccatctatGTGGCATGCCTGCATGTGAAACGCGAGAACGAGATTGGTATTTACCTCCTGAACTTGAGTTCCgtggacatcctgtacacactcACGATCCCCTTCTGGTTCTATGATTGCCTTGGCCAGCACAATGGCATCCTCCTGTACAACGTGATCATGGTGGTGACTTACAGTTCCATGTACCTGAGCCCTGCCTTTCTCTGCTGCATTGCAGTGGATCGCTACCTGGCCATCGTGTACCCACTCCGGTTTTATGAGCTGCGGACAATACGAACAGCTGTGGTGGTCAGCGCTGTCTGCTGGGCCATCCAGTTAACCTGCCACGTTCTGTTGCTCCACAGGCTCTCTCTGTTTTCCAAATTCAGTTCCTCGGTCTTCAAAGAGGTGCTCCCGATGAACAGCGCCCTGTTCACTGAGAACATCGTCCGCATTGTGTTTGGTTTCTTCTTCCCGCTATCCATCTTCGTCTTTAGCTCCCAGCGTGTCTACAGGATGGTGGCAAATAGCACTTCCGTCGAGAACAAGGAGAAAAGGAAATTGGCAAGGCTGCTTTTACTCTTGCTTCTGGTCTACGTTATCAGCTTTGGTCCGTACCATGTCACCTTGCTTGCCCGCAGCCTTGCGGAACCAGGCAACTGCCCCTTTGCCCAGAGTGCTTACCCCTTTTATAAAGTCTTCTTTGCTCTGACTGGACTGAACTGTGCCGCTGACCCCATCCTCTACTGCTGGCTGAACGATACAGCCCGGTGTGACATTCTTCAGCTCAGCGTGGCTGCAAGAAACAGGCTGCGGAGACTGTGCAGTTGGCTGAAATGTCAGAAAGGTTACCCAAGGAATCGCCGGGACTTTCCCTCTGAAAGAGCAAGACCGTTGGAGCAATATAGTGCCAGCTTTTCGACATGA